In Terriglobales bacterium, one genomic interval encodes:
- the moaC gene encoding cyclic pyranopterin monophosphate synthase MoaC → MTGKLSHYDSRGRARMVDVSAKAPTRREAEASAFVAMSRKVLKALPRNPKGDPLEAARLAGILAAKRTSELIPMCHPLPLTHVDVRAEVCENGVAIASTVTTTAATGVEMEALVAASVAALTVYDMCKALDKGISIREVVLERKSGGKSGDYARRRKR, encoded by the coding sequence ATGACGGGCAAGCTCTCACACTACGACTCTCGCGGCCGCGCCCGCATGGTTGACGTCTCCGCCAAGGCGCCCACGCGGCGTGAGGCTGAGGCGTCGGCGTTCGTAGCCATGTCGCGAAAAGTGCTGAAAGCGCTGCCCCGCAACCCCAAGGGTGATCCACTGGAGGCGGCGCGGCTGGCCGGCATCCTGGCCGCCAAGCGTACATCCGAATTGATACCCATGTGCCATCCGCTGCCGCTGACGCACGTTGATGTGCGTGCAGAGGTGTGCGAGAATGGCGTCGCTATTGCCTCCACGGTAACTACCACCGCGGCCACCGGCGTGGAAATGGAAGCGCTGGTCGCGGCCAGCGTCGCCGCCCTGACCGTGTACGACATGTGCAAGGCGCTGGACAAGGGCATCTCGATCCGCGAAGTGGTGCTGGAGCGCAAGTCCGGCGGCAAAAGCGGCGACTACGCGCGCCGGCGGAAGCGGTAA
- a CDS encoding DUF4388 domain-containing protein: MPANIQIMLVDDNPMVLGMLRQALAPMGQLTVAEDGADAMLKAIEAPPDLIISDFAMAGMDGRQLLTKLKGRSQTARVSFILMASKGDIGEKLKPLQDQVEDLIEKPFFLKDTVSRIKRVIDKILLEKMAREAPSDGALRGSLAQMNVIDLLQSLELGKKSCSLVLTNNGDRCEMFFADGQINHAVYDALKGDDAVYKVLAWTGGNFQIDFNGKSSEQTCTRSTQGLLMEGLRLLDEANRNTEENVLEA; the protein is encoded by the coding sequence ATGCCTGCCAACATTCAGATCATGCTGGTAGACGACAACCCCATGGTGCTGGGGATGCTGCGACAGGCGCTCGCGCCCATGGGCCAGCTCACCGTGGCCGAAGACGGCGCCGACGCCATGCTCAAGGCCATCGAGGCGCCGCCTGACCTGATCATCAGCGACTTCGCCATGGCCGGCATGGATGGCCGCCAGCTCCTCACCAAGCTCAAAGGCCGTTCGCAAACCGCCAGAGTCAGCTTTATCCTCATGGCCAGCAAGGGCGACATCGGCGAAAAGCTGAAGCCGCTCCAGGACCAGGTCGAGGACCTGATCGAGAAGCCGTTTTTCCTCAAGGACACTGTTTCGCGCATCAAGCGCGTGATCGACAAAATCCTGCTGGAAAAGATGGCGCGCGAGGCGCCCAGCGACGGCGCGCTGCGCGGGTCGCTGGCGCAGATGAACGTGATTGACCTGCTGCAATCACTCGAGCTGGGCAAGAAGAGCTGCTCGCTGGTGCTGACCAACAACGGCGACCGCTGCGAAATGTTCTTCGCCGACGGGCAGATCAACCACGCCGTCTACGACGCGCTGAAGGGCGACGACGCCGTCTATAAGGTGCTGGCCTGGACGGGCGGCAACTTCCAGATTGACTTCAACGGCAAAAGCAGCGAGCAGACCTGCACCCGCTCCACCCAGGGTCTGCTGATGGAAGGCCTGCGCCTGCTCGACGAAGCCAACCGCAATACCGAAGAGAACGTTCTCGAGGCTTAG
- a CDS encoding MogA/MoaB family molybdenum cofactor biosynthesis protein, with amino-acid sequence MTAAVLTVSDSAHAGTRADASGPRVAEALADRGYHVAATAVVPDDREAIAREIIRFCGLARLVVTTGGTGVAARDVTPEATLSVCDRLLPGIAEHMRASGAAKTPMAILSRAVCGSRGESLVLNLPGSPKGAVESLLAVIDVLPHALALLEGKTEH; translated from the coding sequence ATGACCGCCGCCGTGCTCACCGTGAGCGATTCTGCGCACGCCGGCACGCGTGCCGACGCCTCCGGTCCGCGCGTGGCCGAGGCGCTGGCTGACCGCGGCTATCACGTGGCTGCCACCGCCGTCGTGCCCGACGATCGTGAGGCGATCGCGCGCGAGATCATTCGCTTTTGCGGGCTGGCGCGGCTGGTGGTGACCACCGGCGGCACCGGCGTCGCGGCGCGCGACGTCACGCCGGAAGCCACCCTGTCGGTGTGTGACCGCCTCCTGCCCGGCATCGCCGAGCACATGCGCGCCTCGGGCGCAGCCAAGACGCCGATGGCCATCCTGAGCCGCGCCGTCTGCGGCTCACGCGGCGAGTCGCTCGTGCTGAACCTGCCCGGCAGCCCCAAAGGCGCCGTCGAGTCCCTGCTCGCCGTGATCGACGTGCTCCCGCACGCGCTGGCGCTGCTGGAAGGAAAGACCGAGCACTAG
- a CDS encoding VTT domain-containing protein, protein MQTLKTFLAKYSVLLWAALKPLGMWGVFFAGFIDSAFLGLPIDAIVAGYVYTHRAESWLYVLLASAGSALGSIMIYGIGYKGGELLLSRRVPARRMEELRRKFEQQEFFALMVPAMLPPPMPFKIFLLAAAVFRMRLRHYLLAIFLGRLVRFGILTALVLIFGPQVVVVTGAALRDHPWLTLTIVAALILAGVLLYVITRGKKKPARAS, encoded by the coding sequence TTGCAGACCCTGAAAACGTTCCTGGCGAAATACTCGGTGCTCCTCTGGGCGGCGCTGAAGCCGCTCGGCATGTGGGGAGTTTTCTTCGCCGGCTTCATTGACTCCGCCTTTCTCGGCCTTCCCATTGACGCCATCGTTGCCGGCTATGTGTACACGCATCGCGCCGAATCCTGGCTCTATGTCCTGCTCGCCTCGGCGGGTTCGGCGCTGGGCAGCATCATGATTTATGGCATCGGCTACAAGGGCGGCGAGCTGCTGCTGAGCAGACGCGTGCCGGCGCGCCGCATGGAAGAGCTGCGCCGGAAGTTCGAGCAGCAGGAATTCTTTGCACTGATGGTTCCGGCCATGCTGCCGCCGCCGATGCCGTTCAAAATCTTCCTGCTGGCGGCGGCGGTCTTCCGCATGCGGCTGCGGCACTATCTGCTCGCGATTTTTCTCGGCCGGCTCGTCCGCTTCGGAATCCTCACAGCGCTGGTGCTGATCTTCGGTCCGCAGGTGGTCGTGGTGACGGGCGCAGCGCTGCGCGATCACCCTTGGCTCACGCTGACGATCGTGGCCGCATTGATTCTGGCAGGCGTGCTGCTGTACGTGATAACGCGGGGCAAGAAGAAACCGGCGCGCGCATCGTAA
- a CDS encoding DUF6580 family putative transport protein, with the protein MLAYVYVIFATILRLVPHPFSFTPVGASLLYFGARGPKKQMWVPVAILAASDLFLTLVFYRYAFTADHYFTWAWYAGAVLLGTLLRRNASVPALAGASLAASVSFFLVSNFAVWAVWPTYGHTLNGLWLCYAAGLPFFRNTVLSDLVFTAVMFGLPALATAMRPARQTAIS; encoded by the coding sequence ATGCTGGCTTACGTTTACGTGATCTTCGCCACCATTCTGCGGCTGGTCCCGCATCCGTTTTCGTTCACGCCCGTCGGTGCGTCGCTGCTGTACTTTGGCGCGCGCGGGCCGAAGAAGCAGATGTGGGTGCCGGTGGCGATCCTGGCCGCGTCGGATTTGTTCCTCACGCTGGTGTTCTACCGCTACGCCTTCACGGCCGACCACTACTTCACCTGGGCGTGGTACGCGGGCGCCGTGCTGCTGGGAACGCTGCTGCGGCGCAATGCGAGCGTGCCGGCCCTGGCAGGCGCGTCGCTGGCCGCCTCGGTTTCGTTTTTCCTGGTGAGCAACTTCGCGGTCTGGGCGGTGTGGCCGACCTACGGACACACGCTCAACGGGCTCTGGCTGTGCTACGCGGCCGGCCTGCCGTTCTTCCGCAACACGGTCCTGAGCGACCTCGTATTTACCGCTGTGATGTTTGGCTTGCCGGCGCTGGCGACGGCGATGCGTCCGGCACGGCAGACGGCCATCTCCTAG
- a CDS encoding metal-dependent hydrolase: MDPLTHFLTGACLGRSGFNRKSGLATAVMTIAADIPDLDVLANIGGPVFGFAHHRGFTHTFIGVPLDAAAAVLLVYGWHRWRLKRGHKPKFEPRWGRLFLFACVAALSHLLLDFTNNYGLRPFMPFDYHWYAWDIVFIVEPVLLVVLAGGLLLPRLFGLINEEIGARKRPFQGRGGAITALVLMCALWAVRDYQHRHALAAMRAVTYEDQEPLRAAANPYPGNPFVWHGVVETETFFETAPVDSLTPQVDPRGTARVFYKPEETPVTLAAKKSYLGRIYLDWARFPITETEPLPGGGYRVSFYDLRFRYPGIGRNTLGAAVVLDKNLRVVEEEMGGLLRRRKSERPPVD, from the coding sequence TTGGACCCGCTAACCCACTTCCTGACCGGCGCGTGCCTGGGCCGCTCCGGCTTCAACCGCAAGAGCGGACTCGCGACCGCGGTCATGACCATCGCCGCGGATATCCCCGATCTCGACGTGCTGGCCAACATTGGCGGGCCAGTGTTCGGCTTTGCGCATCATCGCGGCTTCACACATACATTCATCGGCGTGCCGCTCGACGCGGCGGCCGCCGTGTTGCTGGTCTACGGATGGCATCGCTGGCGGCTAAAGCGCGGACACAAGCCAAAGTTTGAGCCACGCTGGGGCCGGCTGTTCCTGTTCGCGTGCGTCGCGGCCCTCAGCCACCTGCTGCTCGACTTCACCAACAACTACGGCCTGCGCCCCTTCATGCCGTTCGACTACCACTGGTACGCGTGGGACATCGTGTTCATCGTGGAACCGGTGCTGCTGGTGGTGCTCGCGGGCGGACTCCTGTTGCCGCGGCTTTTCGGGCTGATCAACGAGGAAATCGGCGCGCGCAAGCGTCCTTTTCAGGGGCGTGGCGGCGCCATCACGGCGCTGGTGTTGATGTGCGCGCTGTGGGCGGTGCGCGACTACCAGCACCGGCACGCGCTGGCAGCGATGCGCGCGGTGACGTATGAAGACCAGGAGCCGCTGCGCGCAGCCGCGAACCCGTATCCCGGCAATCCGTTCGTGTGGCACGGCGTGGTGGAGACCGAGACGTTTTTCGAGACGGCGCCGGTGGATTCGCTGACGCCGCAGGTTGATCCGCGCGGCACCGCGCGCGTGTTCTACAAGCCGGAAGAGACGCCGGTCACACTGGCGGCCAAGAAATCGTACCTCGGGCGCATTTACCTGGATTGGGCGCGCTTTCCCATCACCGAGACGGAGCCGCTGCCAGGCGGCGGCTACCGCGTGAGCTTCTACGATCTGCGCTTTCGCTATCCGGGCATCGGGCGCAACACGCTGGGCGCGGCGGTGGTGCTCGACAAGAACCTGCGTGTGGTGGAAGAGGAGATGGGCGGGCTGCTGCGTCGGCGCAAGTCGGAGCGGCCGCCGGTGGATTAG
- a CDS encoding diacylglycerol kinase family protein yields MRRAALLYNPIAGQRRSRRLADVEAAAAALRGGGVEALCVATHGPGTASGQALELIAAGFDSILACGGDGTVHEVMQGMVAQRSQAALGMIPVGTGNALAADIGLPKHAVRAARVLLAAEPRRIAVGRVEWASSPGRQAGSRYFIVTAGVGADAAMLDELALAVKERHGMAAYYWQALRLFFSYPMTPFVVDIEEPERRSLVVAQVLATRIANFGGLIRRVAPGADLLRPELRLVLFTTPRRDAFLRHAFACAGGRERPVAGVEIVSARKIVCRQLAGSDRPHGKWPDTTRQLRAQADGELIGGLPVRMSVVPDALTLLMPARQAK; encoded by the coding sequence GTGCGTCGCGCAGCTTTGCTCTATAACCCGATTGCCGGACAGCGCCGCTCCCGCCGTCTTGCCGACGTCGAAGCGGCCGCCGCGGCGCTACGTGGCGGCGGAGTCGAGGCGCTGTGCGTTGCCACGCATGGCCCGGGGACTGCTTCTGGCCAGGCGCTCGAGCTGATCGCGGCCGGGTTCGACAGCATCCTCGCCTGCGGCGGCGACGGCACTGTGCACGAGGTCATGCAGGGCATGGTGGCGCAGCGGTCGCAGGCGGCGCTGGGCATGATTCCGGTCGGCACCGGCAACGCGCTCGCCGCCGACATCGGATTGCCGAAGCACGCCGTCCGCGCCGCCCGGGTGCTGCTCGCCGCCGAGCCGCGCCGCATCGCGGTGGGGCGCGTCGAGTGGGCGAGCTCTCCCGGCCGCCAGGCGGGCTCGCGCTACTTCATCGTCACCGCCGGCGTGGGCGCCGACGCTGCCATGCTTGATGAGCTGGCGTTGGCTGTAAAAGAGCGCCACGGCATGGCGGCGTACTACTGGCAGGCCTTGCGGCTGTTCTTCAGCTACCCGATGACGCCGTTCGTGGTCGACATTGAAGAGCCGGAGCGCCGCTCCCTGGTGGTCGCGCAGGTCCTGGCCACGCGCATCGCCAACTTCGGCGGCCTGATTCGCCGTGTGGCGCCCGGCGCCGACCTGCTGCGCCCCGAGCTGCGCCTGGTTCTGTTCACCACGCCGCGTCGTGACGCGTTTCTGCGGCATGCCTTCGCCTGTGCGGGTGGACGGGAGCGCCCGGTCGCAGGCGTGGAGATCGTCTCCGCGCGGAAGATCGTGTGCCGCCAACTTGCGGGGTCCGACCGACCGCACGGCAAATGGCCCGACACGACGCGACAACTCCGCGCCCAGGCCGACGGCGAACTGATTGGCGGGTTGCCGGTGCGGATGTCCGTCGTGCCCGACGCCCTCACGCTGCTCATGCCCGCGCGTCAGGCGAAGTGA